The window CTGGTGAAGCAGGGCGCCACCCGCATCAGCGCCATTCCCGGCATGCTGATGGCGGCGGGCCACGCCAAGAACGACATTCCCAGCGAGCTCAACACCCTGCAAAGAGAGTTCGAAGGCGTCAGCATCAACTACGGCGCCGAGCTGGGGGTTAACCCCAATATGCTGCGCGCCGCCCGCGACCGCATTGAGGAGGCGGAGCCGGAGTTTGGCGAGGGTTACTCCCGTCAGGACACCCTGCTGGTGGTGGTGGGACGCGGCGCCTCCGACCCAGACGCCAACTCCAATATCAGCAAAATCACGCGCATGCTGGAGGAAGGCATGGGCTTCGGCTGGGCCATCACCTGCTACAGCGGCGTCACCACGCCGCTGGTTCCCGATGCGTTGAAGCGCGCCCACGGGCTGGGCTTCAAACAGGTCATCGTTTTTCCCTACTTCCTGTTTACCGGACGTCTGGTGAAAAAAATTTACGACTGGGCGGACAGCTATCAGTCCGAATATCCCGACGTAAAAGTGGTGAAAGCGCCTTACCTCAATGACCACCCGCTGATTCTCGACACCTTCGCCGATCGCCTGGAAGAGATCGAAAAGGGCAGCCCCAATATGAATTGCCAGATGTGTCAGTACCGGGTGCAGATCGTCGGCAACGAGCACAAGGTGGGTCTGCCGCAGGAAGGCCATCATCACCATGTGCGCGGCATCGGCACCGATGGCGATCACAGTCATCACCACCATCATCATGACCACCATCACAGTCATGGACATCATGGCCATCACCACAGTCATGATCACGATCACAGCCACGACCAAGAAGAGGCGAAATCCTGAGGGGCTATGCACTTCGACTACGAAAAAGATCCTCTGGCTATTGAGCAGGAAAGTTTCCGTCAGATTCGTGAGCTGACTGACCTGACCTCACTGACTCAGGACGAAGCCCAGGTGGCGATGCGTCTGATCCACAGTTGCGGCGATCCGCAGATCATGACGCAACTGCGCTTTACGTCAGGGGCGGTGGACGCCGGACTCGCCGCTATTCGCGCTGGCGCGCCGGTGTTATGCGATGTGGAAATGGTCCGTCACGGCCTCACCAAACGCATGTTGGAAACACCCGCCCACTGCTTTTTGAATG is drawn from Hahella sp. KA22 and contains these coding sequences:
- a CDS encoding sirohydrochlorin chelatase, with translation MSNSDKPAILFVGHGSRDNEAVEQFHQLTKHFRERFPDRLCATGFLEFARPVIADGVDELVKQGATRISAIPGMLMAAGHAKNDIPSELNTLQREFEGVSINYGAELGVNPNMLRAARDRIEEAEPEFGEGYSRQDTLLVVVGRGASDPDANSNISKITRMLEEGMGFGWAITCYSGVTTPLVPDALKRAHGLGFKQVIVFPYFLFTGRLVKKIYDWADSYQSEYPDVKVVKAPYLNDHPLILDTFADRLEEIEKGSPNMNCQMCQYRVQIVGNEHKVGLPQEGHHHHVRGIGTDGDHSHHHHHHDHHHSHGHHGHHHSHDHDHSHDQEEAKS